The genome window GCAGCCGCGCGTACATCGGGCTGACAGGAGCGTTTCTGCGCCTGGTGCGCGTCGTTGGGCCGGGCATGGATCCAATGGGATCCAGACGAGGACGGCGTACTGCTGGCTCTCCACGGTCCAGCCGGACCGCTGAGCGTGTGCCGGCTGGTGGTCAACGCTCCGTCGCCGGACCCGTTGGTCCGCTCCCGCTGCCGGACGGAACGGATCGAGGGTGGTGCGGCCGGCGGCTGCGCGAGCCGTAGCGGTTGGGCGGGGGTGATACCGCTCCGACGTCGGCGGTGTGGGAGGCTGATTCGATGCCTGTAACCCTCCGCCACTTGGATGCCCGACTCTTCCCTGCCTGGCTTGAGCGCAGTCGAGCCGAGTACGCCAATGATCTCGTCACTGCGGGGCAAACGCCCGAGGATGCCCACCGGAATGCGGACGAAAGCATGGCCCGCTCTTTTCCCTCCGGCACACCGGGCTCGGGGCACGTGGTCTTCGACGTAGTCGATGACGCCGGGGAAACCGTCGGTTACCTCTGGATTGGACCAGACACCAGCGACGACGCCGGCGCCTGGTGGATCTGGGACATCATGATCGACGCCGACAAGCGCGGTCGGGGCTTCGGGCGAAGGACCATGACCCTCGGTGAGGAATACGCCCGGGCACAAGGCGCTCATACCCTTGGTCTCAGCGTCTTTGGCTTCAACACGGGTGCGCGCGGCCTTTACGAGTCGCTTGGCTACGAGACGACCTCGGTCAAGATGCTCAAGAAACTCGGCTGAGGTTCAGGCAACGTTCGCTCTGTCGACGACGGCGCGTAGGCGCCGGTCGTCGGCGTGGCGGTTTCGCCAGATGGTGTAGCGGTGGATCATGCTGCCCTGTCCCTTGCGCTGGGCGTACTCGTCCACGCCAACCACACCGGGTGTCGCGGTGGGCGAGTCGGGCAGCGAGGTGATCAGCCTCAGCAGGGTGTTCCGGCTGACCGGCGCTCCGAAGGAGTCCGTCATCCGGGCGCCAGCCCGGCCCGCAAGCGCAAGACCGACCGGGACCAAAGTCGAGCGCAGCCGCTCGATCCGCCGACCGAACCGACGGGTGAGCCCGGGCACCTGCTCGACGAAGGTCTTGCGCGGACAGGAGTCCGCTGCGCAGACGAACCGACGCACCCGTAACGACACCACGACGAACGAGGTCCCTCTCCATAGATAGGCGGTCCACAGGACGAGGTCCGCCCAGGTTCGGCATCGGTGCACCTCGATGGCGTACGCGTTCACATTGGGCGACGGGTCGCACGCGGCGTGGTCTATATGCCAGCAGGCAGCCTCGGGGTACGACATCAGGCTCGCCGCGTCGAAGGACTGAACTCCCGGTGCCTCATGAGCGGTTTCGAGGATCTCCCACGCACGGGTGTTGGTGGAGCACCGGTCGACTTCCGCCATGTCCACCGAGAAGCTGCCTTCGCCGTCGGCTACTGCTTGCTTGCACGCGTCGCAGATGGCGATCAGTTCATACACCACGGTCGGTCCTTGAGGAGGTCTCGTCGTGACGGGCTAGCTTCCGAGGATGGTCTCTCGTGCCGCTCGTGACCAGATGGCCTGCTGACGCGTGGTGAAGCCCATGCGGTTGAAGTGGAACAGGATGTGGCGGGCGAGGATGCCGCGGGTGCCGAGGCCGAGCCCTCCTTCGCGGCCCGCGTT of Streptomyces phaeolivaceus contains these proteins:
- a CDS encoding GNAT family N-acetyltransferase, with protein sequence MPVTLRHLDARLFPAWLERSRAEYANDLVTAGQTPEDAHRNADESMARSFPSGTPGSGHVVFDVVDDAGETVGYLWIGPDTSDDAGAWWIWDIMIDADKRGRGFGRRTMTLGEEYARAQGAHTLGLSVFGFNTGARGLYESLGYETTSVKMLKKLG